One window from the genome of Dolosigranulum savutiense encodes:
- the argS gene encoding arginine--tRNA ligase, translating into MNSYDLLKKDSLIINEHDPIITIDMSSPNIAKPMSMEHLRSTLIGNTLSNLLTKQGYKTVKINHIGDWGYHLGKILLAIDRWGDRKQIESDPQPLQALDELYREYFQRLQFNPYLEEESAQLFGRLTYGDEAIIEQWQWLVRLSLEHFSQIYETLGISFDSIRGESCYQPAVKKTLERMRQAKESHMKDGALLLTIEGEDIRILDQLELSTYLTRDLAAAIHRYETYQFDRALYVVAQEQTEHFQQLTTILGTLDYSWATDIVHVPFSSLTTPQPTVPQLLKEAKNMDSSLLDTFREATDSRETIRSKLAVGTIIYTMLSHQNGESFQLENAVQPSMKPGHLGYILRLIDEVSRVEQAEGEKEEAPEALTQCINQYPATIQTVQDTYDPSHLTHYLNELSQLTSKYFYNKAEHDKINMTVIHKSTQVLTDGLALMGIKTING; encoded by the coding sequence ATGAACAGCTACGATTTATTAAAGAAAGATTCACTGATCATAAATGAACATGACCCGATTATCACAATTGATATGTCTAGTCCGAATATTGCCAAGCCGATGTCGATGGAGCATTTGCGTTCGACACTTATTGGGAATACGTTGAGTAATCTATTGACTAAGCAAGGATACAAGACGGTTAAGATTAACCATATTGGTGATTGGGGCTACCATCTTGGTAAAATTTTGCTAGCAATCGATCGGTGGGGTGACCGTAAGCAGATCGAATCAGACCCTCAGCCACTGCAAGCATTGGATGAGTTGTACCGGGAATATTTTCAACGCTTACAGTTCAATCCCTATTTGGAAGAAGAGAGTGCACAACTATTTGGTCGCTTGACTTATGGGGATGAAGCAATCATTGAACAGTGGCAATGGCTGGTCCGTTTGTCATTGGAGCATTTTAGTCAAATCTATGAGACATTAGGGATTAGCTTCGATTCTATTCGTGGCGAATCATGTTATCAACCAGCCGTGAAAAAAACACTGGAACGGATGCGGCAAGCGAAAGAGAGTCATATGAAAGACGGCGCGTTACTGCTAACGATTGAGGGAGAAGATATTCGTATCTTGGATCAGTTGGAGCTTTCGACGTATTTAACGCGTGATTTGGCAGCCGCCATTCATCGTTATGAGACCTATCAGTTCGACCGAGCATTGTATGTGGTGGCGCAAGAACAAACCGAGCACTTCCAGCAACTGACTACAATTTTGGGGACACTGGATTATTCATGGGCCACCGATATTGTCCATGTGCCGTTCAGCTCATTGACCACACCTCAACCAACTGTGCCTCAACTATTAAAAGAAGCAAAAAATATGGATTCATCACTTTTAGATACCTTCCGTGAGGCAACTGACTCACGTGAAACGATTCGTTCCAAGTTAGCAGTGGGGACAATTATTTACACGATGTTGTCACATCAGAACGGGGAGAGTTTTCAATTGGAGAATGCGGTACAACCGTCGATGAAGCCAGGACATTTGGGCTATATCTTACGCTTGATTGATGAGGTGAGTCGAGTGGAACAAGCTGAAGGGGAGAAGGAAGAAGCGCCTGAAGCATTGACTCAGTGTATCAATCAATATCCAGCGACGATTCAAACGGTCCAAGACACATATGATCCAAGCCATCTAACCCATTATTTGAATGAGTTGAGCCAGTTAACGAGCAAATATTTTTATAATAAAGCGGAACATGATAAAATAAATATGACTGTAATCCATAAGAGCACACAGGTCTTAACAGATGGATTAGCACTGATGGGAATCAAGACAATCAACGGATAG
- the arcC gene encoding carbamate kinase gives MSKRKIVVALGGNAILSDSPTAEAQKQALKDTAKQLVKLVKNGDELIITHGNGPQVGNLLLQNIAADSEKNPAFPLDSLVAMTEGSIGFWLQNAMQNELTKAGIDKSVATVVTQVLVDKEDPAFENPTKPIGPFYSEEEAKAEMEKSNDTFKEDAGRGWRKVVPSPKPKGIKEIDAIQTLIDNKQLVIAGGGGGIPVVEAADGTLEGVEAVIDKDFASQTLAGLIDADLFIVLTGVDNVYVNFNQPDQKKLENVTVAELEEYIQQDQFAPGSMLPKVQATMAFVSEKPGSKAVITSLENLENLIESDAGTIITAE, from the coding sequence ATGTCAAAACGAAAGATTGTAGTAGCACTTGGTGGGAATGCGATTTTATCCGATAGCCCAACCGCAGAAGCACAAAAACAAGCCTTAAAAGATACAGCCAAACAATTGGTAAAACTAGTTAAAAATGGCGATGAATTAATTATTACACATGGGAACGGCCCACAAGTGGGGAACTTGCTCTTACAAAATATTGCAGCTGATTCGGAGAAAAACCCAGCCTTTCCACTTGATTCTTTAGTAGCCATGACTGAAGGAAGTATTGGCTTTTGGTTACAAAATGCGATGCAAAATGAATTAACAAAAGCAGGTATCGACAAGTCAGTCGCTACTGTGGTGACCCAAGTTTTAGTTGATAAGGAAGATCCAGCGTTCGAAAACCCAACAAAACCGATTGGACCATTTTATAGTGAGGAAGAAGCGAAAGCAGAGATGGAAAAATCGAATGATACCTTTAAAGAAGATGCTGGCCGCGGTTGGCGAAAAGTTGTGCCATCACCAAAACCAAAAGGCATTAAAGAAATTGACGCGATTCAAACATTAATTGACAACAAACAATTAGTGATTGCAGGTGGCGGCGGCGGGATCCCTGTCGTAGAGGCAGCAGATGGCACTTTAGAAGGTGTTGAAGCTGTTATCGATAAGGATTTTGCTTCTCAGACTTTGGCGGGCTTAATCGATGCCGATTTATTTATCGTTCTAACGGGAGTTGATAATGTGTATGTCAACTTCAACCAACCAGATCAGAAAAAATTGGAAAATGTGACCGTCGCTGAATTGGAAGAGTATATCCAACAAGATCAATTCGCACCGGGTAGTATGTTGCCAAAAGTTCAAGCAACGATGGCCTTCGTGAGCGAAAAACCGGGAAGTAAAGCCGTCATTACCTCACTGGAGAACTTAGAAAATTTAATCGAATCTGACGCAGGAACAATTATTACAGCCGAATAA
- a CDS encoding Crp/Fnr family transcriptional regulator, which translates to MVNRDIELFMEGLDERPFFKKFSAEAIAQIKNMSIIRQYDKGQMLFYEQDPKNYYYFVLNGLIKLESRSYNGESIYADFITTNDFFPYGEVFGDDVYAASAEAETTAMMLMLPVDEFEAIVRSSPDVLLEMYKELSQVLLYHEKRVQAVTISSATERVEQMLALWTLDMGHMKNQHVIIPYPLTIIQLAEVAGTTRETAGKVIKRLTEEERINYGRKQIEILDADYFFKLIE; encoded by the coding sequence ATGGTAAATAGAGATATCGAGTTATTTATGGAGGGACTAGATGAGCGGCCGTTTTTTAAGAAATTCTCAGCGGAAGCGATCGCTCAAATCAAAAATATGTCCATTATTCGCCAATATGATAAGGGGCAGATGTTGTTTTATGAGCAAGATCCGAAGAATTATTATTATTTTGTGTTAAATGGACTAATTAAGCTAGAGAGTCGCAGTTATAATGGAGAGAGTATCTATGCGGATTTTATTACAACGAATGATTTTTTTCCGTATGGTGAGGTATTCGGCGATGATGTCTATGCAGCCAGTGCGGAGGCAGAGACGACGGCGATGATGTTGATGCTACCGGTGGATGAGTTTGAGGCGATTGTTCGTTCAAGTCCAGATGTATTGTTGGAGATGTACAAGGAACTATCACAAGTCTTGTTGTATCATGAGAAGCGGGTGCAAGCAGTGACGATTTCTAGTGCGACAGAACGCGTCGAGCAAATGTTAGCACTCTGGACATTGGATATGGGGCATATGAAAAATCAACATGTAATTATTCCTTATCCGTTGACAATTATCCAACTAGCTGAAGTAGCGGGGACGACACGTGAGACAGCGGGAAAAGTTATTAAGCGCCTAACGGAAGAAGAGCGGATCAATTATGGACGTAAGCAAATAGAAATCTTAGATGCGGATTATTTTTTCAAGTTGATTGAATAG
- the argF gene encoding ornithine carbamoyltransferase: MFQGRSLLKEVDFTPAEIEYLIDFSIHLKDLKKRNIPHEYLKGQNICLLFEKASTRTRSAFTVAAKDLGAKPEFMGANDIQLGKKESVEDSAKVFGSMFDGIEFRGFKQEDVEALAKYSGVPVWNGLTDEWHPTQMIADFMTIKEEFGELKGKKLVYCGDGRNNMANSLVVTGSMLGVDVTIASPKELFPEQSVIDYAEKFAKESGSTVTVTEDIKSAVKDADVLYTDVWVSMGEEDKFEERINLLKPYQINKELTDLIEGDYIFMHCLPAFHDTETKIGAEMAEKLGITEMEVTDEVFRDEKHARQFEEAENRMHSIKAIMAATNGNLFIPKV, translated from the coding sequence ATGTTTCAAGGAAGAAGTTTATTAAAAGAAGTCGATTTTACACCAGCAGAGATTGAATATTTAATTGATTTTAGTATTCACTTAAAAGACTTGAAAAAACGTAATATTCCTCATGAATACTTAAAAGGACAAAATATTTGTCTCTTGTTCGAAAAAGCATCAACTCGTACACGTTCAGCTTTCACTGTTGCAGCCAAAGATCTAGGTGCAAAACCTGAATTTATGGGAGCAAACGATATCCAACTTGGGAAAAAAGAATCCGTTGAAGATTCAGCGAAAGTTTTCGGTAGTATGTTTGACGGGATTGAATTCCGTGGGTTCAAACAAGAAGACGTTGAAGCATTAGCGAAATATTCTGGTGTCCCTGTCTGGAACGGACTAACAGACGAATGGCACCCAACTCAGATGATCGCTGACTTCATGACGATTAAAGAAGAATTCGGTGAATTAAAAGGCAAAAAACTTGTCTACTGTGGTGATGGTCGTAATAATATGGCCAACAGTTTAGTGGTGACAGGATCAATGCTTGGCGTTGACGTCACAATCGCATCACCAAAAGAGTTATTCCCAGAGCAGTCAGTTATTGACTACGCTGAAAAATTTGCGAAAGAGTCCGGCTCAACAGTAACGGTTACAGAAGATATCAAATCAGCTGTCAAAGATGCAGATGTTCTCTACACCGATGTTTGGGTCTCAATGGGTGAAGAAGATAAATTCGAAGAACGTATTAACTTATTGAAACCATACCAAATCAACAAAGAATTGACGGACTTAATCGAAGGCGACTACATCTTCATGCACTGCTTGCCAGCCTTCCACGACACTGAAACAAAAATCGGAGCAGAAATGGCAGAAAAACTCGGTATCACCGAAATGGAAGTTACCGATGAAGTCTTCCGTGACGAAAAACATGCCCGCCAATTCGAAGAAGCAGAAAACAGAATGCACTCTATCAAAGCAATTATGGCCGCAACAAACGGAAACTTATTTATTCCAAAAGTATAA
- the arcA gene encoding arginine deiminase, with amino-acid sequence MTTPIHVHSEIGQLKKVLLHRPGKELENLVPDYLERLLFDDIPFLAEAQREHDAFAAKLEELGVEVLYLEKLAAEAIDHADVKEQFVDEWLDETTIESASKREAVRKVLLGYDDTYEMVLKTMEGFRKEEVDYEEVSITDRLESDYPFLIDPMPNLYFTRDPFATMGEGVSLNKMYADTRNRETLYGKYIFKYHPEYGSDQVPLYYNREESTRIEGGDELVLSEDVLAVGISQRTAASSIEKLAKRLFVDTDFKEILAFSIQNNRKFMHLDTVFTMVDYDKFTIHPEIEGELKVFSITKGDDGKLDIQEKVDSLENVLADALGLESVTLIRCGGGSLVAAAREQWNDGSNTLTVAPGEVVVYERNTVTNAKLEEAGIKLHKVRGSELVRGRGGPRCMSMPLYREKLNK; translated from the coding sequence ATGACAACCCCAATTCATGTTCATTCCGAAATCGGTCAATTAAAAAAGGTTTTATTACACCGTCCCGGAAAAGAACTCGAAAACTTAGTACCTGATTACCTCGAGCGGTTATTATTCGACGACATTCCGTTCCTAGCTGAAGCACAGCGCGAGCACGATGCTTTCGCAGCGAAGTTAGAAGAATTAGGTGTTGAGGTTTTATATTTAGAAAAGCTAGCAGCTGAAGCAATCGATCATGCAGATGTGAAAGAACAATTCGTTGATGAATGGTTAGATGAGACCACCATCGAATCTGCCAGCAAGCGTGAAGCTGTGCGTAAGGTGTTACTCGGCTATGACGACACGTACGAGATGGTGCTTAAGACAATGGAAGGCTTCCGTAAAGAAGAAGTGGACTATGAAGAAGTTTCCATTACTGACCGCCTAGAGAGTGACTACCCATTCTTGATCGATCCAATGCCGAACTTGTACTTCACACGTGATCCGTTCGCAACCATGGGTGAAGGTGTATCTCTGAATAAAATGTACGCAGATACGCGTAATCGAGAAACCCTTTACGGTAAATACATCTTCAAGTACCACCCAGAGTATGGTTCAGATCAAGTGCCACTTTACTATAACCGAGAAGAATCTACTCGAATCGAAGGTGGAGATGAACTGGTTCTATCTGAAGACGTGCTAGCAGTCGGAATCTCTCAACGTACAGCCGCAAGTTCTATTGAAAAGTTAGCTAAGCGTCTATTTGTTGACACAGACTTCAAGGAAATCTTAGCCTTCTCCATTCAGAACAACCGTAAATTCATGCATTTAGATACCGTCTTTACGATGGTTGACTATGACAAATTTACGATTCACCCTGAAATTGAAGGCGAACTCAAAGTCTTCTCTATTACAAAAGGTGATGATGGTAAGTTAGACATCCAAGAGAAAGTGGATAGCTTAGAGAATGTCTTAGCTGATGCATTAGGTCTTGAATCTGTCACCTTGATCCGTTGTGGTGGGGGCAGTCTTGTTGCAGCAGCGCGTGAACAGTGGAACGATGGATCTAACACCTTAACTGTCGCACCAGGCGAAGTAGTAGTCTACGAACGAAACACTGTAACCAATGCTAAGCTAGAAGAAGCAGGCATTAAGTTGCACAAAGTTCGCGGTAGTGAATTAGTTCGCGGTCGTGGTGGTCCGAGATGTATGAGTATGCCACTTTACCGTGAAAAGTTAAACAAATAA
- a CDS encoding DUF488 family protein → MSIQLKRAYDEPAASDGFRVLVDKFWPRGVKKEELPYDEWVKEITPSDEARQDFDHDPAKFEDFHQQYSYELDHNEQADEFLALIKEKLEAGTVTFIYAAKDEQYNHAQVLRDWVQAQLT, encoded by the coding sequence ATGAGCATACAGTTGAAGCGAGCATATGATGAACCGGCTGCGTCCGATGGGTTTCGGGTGCTAGTGGATAAATTCTGGCCGCGTGGAGTGAAGAAAGAAGAGCTGCCTTACGATGAGTGGGTTAAAGAGATCACACCGTCCGATGAAGCGCGTCAAGATTTTGATCATGACCCGGCGAAGTTTGAGGACTTCCACCAGCAATATAGCTATGAATTGGATCATAATGAACAGGCCGACGAGTTTCTTGCCTTAATAAAAGAGAAATTGGAGGCAGGGACGGTGACATTTATCTATGCGGCTAAAGATGAACAATATAATCATGCACAAGTTTTACGAGACTGGGTGCAGGCGCAATTAACTTAA
- a CDS encoding metal ABC transporter ATP-binding protein — MTYIDVKDLAFQYDDEPVLENISFKVEPGDFLILTGENGAAKTTLLRNILGLLQPHKGNVTIAKQNIHGQEMVVGYVPQQVASFNVGFPSTVLELVKSGRYPHGRWFSRLDEEDHEHVQRALESVGMWDQRHKKIGELSGGQKQRISLARTFATDPDIFVLDEPTAGMDKSSRQQFYELLRHNATYHNKAILMVTHDYDDLKYYADKHVELVRKEDSPWRCFSMDSCKELSKQPS; from the coding sequence ATGACGTATATTGATGTGAAGGACTTAGCCTTTCAATATGATGATGAACCCGTCTTGGAGAACATCTCCTTCAAGGTGGAACCCGGTGATTTTTTAATTTTGACCGGGGAGAACGGAGCAGCGAAGACGACATTACTTCGCAATATCTTAGGTCTCTTACAACCCCATAAAGGAAATGTGACGATTGCCAAACAAAATATTCATGGGCAAGAGATGGTCGTTGGCTATGTTCCACAACAAGTCGCTTCCTTCAATGTCGGTTTCCCAAGTACAGTCTTAGAATTGGTGAAGTCTGGGCGTTACCCACATGGTCGCTGGTTTAGCCGCTTAGATGAGGAAGATCATGAACATGTTCAACGGGCCTTGGAATCAGTCGGCATGTGGGATCAGCGTCACAAAAAAATTGGTGAACTATCCGGTGGTCAGAAGCAACGGATCTCATTAGCACGCACATTTGCCACTGATCCGGACATCTTCGTATTGGATGAACCAACTGCCGGGATGGATAAGTCTTCCCGCCAACAATTTTATGAGTTGCTTAGACACAACGCCACTTATCATAATAAAGCCATCCTAATGGTCACGCATGACTATGATGACTTGAAATATTACGCCGACAAACATGTCGAGCTGGTTAGAAAGGAAGATTCACCGTGGAGATGTTTTTCTATGGATTCATGCAAAGAGCTTTCCAAGCAGCCATCTTAA
- a CDS encoding YfcC family protein: MSEEKKSKMLNAFTMLFIIITLIAVLTWIIPAGQYDFDADGQILAGTYKAVEQNPQGIWDIISAPIKGFLGTDDTDGAVQISLFILIVGGFLNVVTQTGAIDAGINSVIKNNKDNMSRLIWVLMFIFALGGSTYGMAEETIPFYIILIPLMINVGMDAVVAVGVVLIGSGLGVLSSTVNPFATGTAATMAGIGIEEGIAIRVIFFIVTYIIGAWYVSSYAKKVKEDPRNSVIYDKLEEHKKHFKMKEVDSITSKQKVVLTLFALTFGIMILGLIPWHELNENWTFFMSMHETLMNLPVIGHLIGSTIQPLGTWYLVEISVLFFLMSVIIGLYYGFSEEELINTFIDGAKDLISVALIVAVARGIQVVMNDGNITATVLHLGEDGLKGLSSGVFIVLTYLFYIPMTFLIVSTSGLAAATMGIMSSLGEFANVPKHLIVTAYQASSGIVNLIAPTSGVVMGALAIAKFDLGTWIKFTWKLQVMVVIASLAILVGAAYLL; the protein is encoded by the coding sequence ATGAGCGAAGAGAAGAAAAGCAAAATGTTAAATGCCTTTACAATGCTATTTATTATTATTACGCTTATTGCGGTTTTAACATGGATTATTCCAGCTGGACAGTATGACTTTGATGCAGATGGACAAATTTTGGCTGGAACTTACAAGGCCGTTGAACAGAACCCACAAGGAATCTGGGATATTATATCAGCCCCAATTAAAGGTTTTTTAGGAACAGATGATACAGATGGAGCGGTACAGATCTCCCTGTTTATTTTAATTGTAGGTGGATTTTTAAATGTTGTAACGCAAACAGGCGCAATTGATGCGGGAATTAATTCAGTTATCAAAAATAACAAGGATAATATGTCGCGATTAATTTGGGTTTTAATGTTTATTTTTGCATTAGGCGGTTCGACGTATGGAATGGCTGAAGAAACAATTCCATTTTATATTATTCTGATTCCACTGATGATTAATGTAGGAATGGATGCAGTGGTAGCAGTTGGTGTTGTATTAATTGGATCTGGTTTAGGTGTATTATCCTCAACCGTTAATCCATTTGCAACAGGAACAGCAGCAACGATGGCCGGTATAGGAATAGAAGAAGGAATCGCGATACGGGTCATTTTCTTTATTGTAACGTATATTATTGGTGCTTGGTATGTATCAAGTTATGCTAAGAAAGTAAAAGAAGATCCGAGAAACTCAGTTATTTATGACAAATTAGAAGAACACAAAAAACACTTTAAGATGAAAGAAGTCGACAGTATTACAAGCAAGCAAAAAGTAGTATTGACATTATTTGCCTTAACATTTGGTATTATGATTTTAGGATTAATTCCATGGCATGAACTCAATGAAAATTGGACATTTTTCATGAGTATGCATGAAACCCTGATGAATTTACCGGTTATTGGTCATTTAATTGGAAGCACGATACAGCCTCTGGGAACATGGTATTTAGTTGAAATTTCTGTCTTATTCTTCTTGATGTCTGTTATTATTGGTTTATACTACGGTTTCAGTGAAGAAGAACTGATTAATACATTCATCGATGGGGCAAAAGACTTAATAAGTGTTGCCTTAATTGTAGCGGTAGCACGAGGGATTCAAGTTGTCATGAATGATGGAAATATTACGGCTACTGTTTTACATTTGGGTGAAGATGGATTGAAAGGTTTATCTTCAGGTGTATTTATTGTTCTAACATACCTTTTCTATATTCCAATGACTTTCTTAATTGTATCAACTTCTGGACTTGCAGCAGCAACAATGGGAATTATGTCGTCATTAGGAGAGTTTGCCAATGTACCGAAACACTTAATTGTTACTGCTTACCAAGCTTCAAGTGGTATAGTTAACTTGATTGCACCAACATCAGGTGTTGTAATGGGGGCATTAGCAATTGCTAAATTTGATTTAGGAACTTGGATTAAATTCACTTGGAAATTACAAGTTATGGTAGTTATTGCATCACTCGCAATACTAGTTGGAGCAGCTTATTTACTGTAA
- a CDS encoding Veg family protein: MTDTLETIDDIKAQLEKKIGQRIELVVDKGRKKTRERRGVLKDTYPAIFIIELNDEVEYERLSFSYTDVLTGIVDITFLDEEDDPEHSDNTQEEA, from the coding sequence ATGACAGACACACTAGAGACAATCGATGATATTAAAGCACAACTCGAGAAAAAAATTGGTCAACGCATTGAACTTGTTGTCGATAAAGGACGTAAGAAAACAAGAGAACGTCGCGGTGTTTTGAAAGATACGTATCCAGCCATCTTTATTATTGAGTTGAATGATGAAGTGGAATATGAAAGGTTGTCCTTTAGCTATACCGATGTTCTGACTGGAATTGTTGATATTACTTTCTTAGATGAAGAAGATGATCCTGAACATAGTGACAACACGCAAGAAGAAGCATAA
- a CDS encoding M20 family metallopeptidase produces the protein MNSYPLTKNQQEACIEAIKQIVAIPSVLDETSQSTPFGQDIQKCLEETLSICSSLGLETYLDDEGYYGYAEIGEGKETLAVLCHLDVVPADNEADWTHPPFEPVIDNGKLYGRGTQDDKGPSVITLFALKALLDAGYTFNKKIRFIFGTDEETLWRCMDKYNEKEEKADLGFAPDSKFPLIYAEKGLWQLNLTGPGHDELALNTGAAFNVVPDKAIYTGNNKTEVKEALDHLEFDYDDADDSLIVKGKSIHSKDAPKGINAVTRLAKALGQVYEHPTLTFLNDIVNQDPHATNIFGELADEASGKLTFNVAKIEVTPTESKLFIDVRLPVTADKEELERTIANIAQENGLTYQEFDYLASLYVPKDSELVQTLLAIYRERTGDQTEPISSGGATYARMMDNCVCFGARLPETPDLAHQVDEYIPLENIYESLEIYAETLKRLACQ, from the coding sequence ATGAACAGTTATCCGTTAACTAAGAACCAACAAGAAGCATGTATAGAAGCTATTAAGCAAATTGTAGCAATCCCTTCTGTTCTGGACGAAACTAGCCAATCAACACCGTTCGGACAAGACATACAAAAATGTTTAGAGGAAACATTATCAATTTGTAGTTCATTAGGATTAGAGACTTATTTGGATGATGAAGGTTATTATGGGTATGCCGAAATAGGTGAAGGAAAAGAAACATTAGCTGTGTTGTGTCACTTAGATGTTGTACCTGCTGATAACGAAGCGGATTGGACTCATCCTCCCTTTGAACCTGTTATTGATAATGGGAAATTATACGGACGTGGCACACAAGATGACAAAGGGCCGAGTGTTATTACATTATTTGCATTAAAAGCGTTGTTAGATGCCGGTTACACATTTAATAAAAAAATTCGTTTTATCTTTGGAACAGATGAGGAAACTTTATGGCGTTGTATGGATAAGTATAACGAAAAAGAAGAAAAAGCTGATTTAGGATTTGCTCCTGACTCAAAATTCCCGCTAATTTATGCTGAGAAGGGGTTATGGCAATTAAATCTTACAGGTCCCGGTCATGATGAATTAGCATTAAATACTGGAGCAGCCTTTAATGTAGTGCCAGATAAGGCTATCTATACTGGGAATAATAAAACTGAAGTAAAAGAAGCGCTCGATCATTTAGAGTTTGATTATGATGATGCGGATGATAGTTTAATTGTTAAAGGTAAATCAATTCACTCAAAAGATGCACCAAAAGGTATAAATGCAGTAACTCGACTAGCTAAAGCTTTAGGACAAGTGTATGAGCATCCTACATTAACATTCTTAAATGATATCGTGAACCAAGATCCTCATGCAACTAATATTTTTGGTGAACTAGCTGATGAAGCATCTGGTAAATTAACCTTCAATGTAGCCAAAATTGAAGTAACGCCAACTGAGTCAAAATTGTTTATTGATGTAAGACTTCCAGTAACAGCTGATAAAGAGGAATTAGAACGAACCATAGCGAATATTGCACAAGAAAACGGGCTAACTTATCAAGAATTTGATTACTTAGCTTCATTGTATGTACCAAAAGATAGTGAATTAGTACAGACATTATTAGCAATTTATCGAGAGCGTACGGGAGATCAGACAGAACCGATTAGTTCTGGTGGGGCAACTTACGCTCGTATGATGGATAATTGCGTATGTTTTGGAGCTAGATTACCTGAGACACCAGATTTAGCACATCAAGTAGATGAATATATTCCACTTGAAAATATTTATGAATCACTTGAAATTTATGCTGAAACGTTAAAACGATTAGCTTGTCAATAA
- a CDS encoding metal ABC transporter solute-binding protein, Zn/Mn family, whose amino-acid sequence MLRQWVKYCISGALGLTLVACATGEQDNTEVADTSKTTGDEPIEVMTTFYPMYEFAREVGGDRANVQMMLAAGEDAHTFEPSAQDVAKVTESDVFVYSSEEMEFWVPSMLESVENPNLTVARAADGIDLHEHHSDHDEHDHAHGEDEHHHDHDEPDHAQSEDEHHEDHDHTQSENNDAGIIGVQGHYHTGDTATLKYENTAIDAQELHWKVTVNGEVVEEGMTTPDESFEYTVTEDGATIDVEAHDATGEPVAEEKVQLHVDDHEAVDPHTWLDLVYAQEQVDVIKEAFVEADPAGEDIYEQNAQDFKAQLQALHEMYEEALKDAEHRNFVVQHEAFGHFAKRYNLNQIAIGGLSTEVEPSPSRIAEVGRIVEEYDVPVIYYQQGADSSIAQTVAEETGTEVAQLFDLEVLSDQADSYLDAMKQNLEQLKLSIR is encoded by the coding sequence ATGTTAAGACAATGGGTGAAGTATTGTATAAGTGGGGCCTTGGGATTAACATTAGTTGCTTGTGCGACTGGTGAGCAAGATAATACTGAGGTGGCAGACACATCGAAGACAACCGGGGATGAACCAATTGAAGTAATGACTACTTTTTATCCGATGTATGAATTTGCCCGTGAAGTGGGTGGTGACCGGGCTAATGTACAGATGATGTTAGCTGCGGGAGAAGATGCGCATACGTTTGAACCTAGCGCACAAGATGTAGCAAAAGTTACAGAGTCAGATGTGTTTGTCTATAGTAGTGAAGAGATGGAATTTTGGGTGCCGTCGATGTTAGAATCCGTTGAGAATCCTAATCTAACAGTGGCGCGAGCAGCAGATGGCATTGATTTGCATGAACATCATTCTGATCATGACGAACATGATCACGCTCACGGCGAAGATGAGCACCATCATGACCATGACGAACCCGATCACGCTCAGAGCGAAGATGAACATCATGAGGACCATGACCACACGCAGAGTGAGAACAATGATGCCGGTATTATTGGCGTGCAAGGGCACTATCATACTGGGGATACAGCCACGCTTAAATACGAAAATACGGCCATAGATGCACAAGAACTCCACTGGAAAGTAACCGTCAATGGAGAGGTTGTTGAAGAAGGAATGACCACCCCTGATGAATCATTCGAATACACAGTCACTGAAGATGGAGCCACGATTGATGTTGAGGCGCATGATGCGACTGGAGAACCTGTTGCTGAAGAGAAGGTTCAGTTGCATGTTGATGATCACGAAGCGGTAGATCCGCATACTTGGTTAGATTTAGTATATGCGCAAGAGCAAGTGGATGTTATTAAAGAAGCATTCGTTGAAGCTGATCCAGCAGGTGAAGATATATACGAACAGAATGCACAAGATTTCAAAGCACAATTACAAGCCTTGCATGAAATGTATGAAGAGGCACTGAAGGATGCCGAACACCGAAATTTTGTCGTTCAACATGAAGCATTCGGACACTTTGCTAAACGGTATAATTTAAACCAAATTGCTATTGGAGGACTTTCTACCGAAGTGGAACCGAGTCCGTCACGAATTGCTGAAGTAGGTCGCATTGTTGAAGAATATGATGTGCCGGTTATTTATTATCAGCAAGGAGCAGACTCTAGTATCGCACAAACGGTTGCTGAAGAGACCGGAACAGAAGTTGCCCAACTCTTTGACTTAGAGGTCTTGTCTGATCAGGCAGACAGTTACCTCGATGCCATGAAACAAAACCTGGAACAACTAAAATTAAGTATCCGATAA